The genomic DNA ATATGCAGATGTCATGGTTCAACGGGAGTACAACAGTGTAAAAGGTTGCACAAGGCGTTTTAGCAAAACACAGTATCccttttttatgaaaatagaaGTATTAGCACCAGATGGTCATAACTTTTCTTGTGTAACatttttcctatcattttttataataatggcagtttaataggcgtgacacatcaggacaggcatatagctgtagtggttaaataaacacttctttgcagaataatgaatgaatgattaatacacacaaCGTACAACATCCTCCTTATTAATCATCATGAGCATATATGACCGGCATCGGTCAGAGCTGTCGCCCGCCGGGTGTTTCCAGAGTAGCCACCCCCGTCTAGGGTGTCAACCCCTTACGGAATTACTTCTCAGAGCCTGCTGGCATCCGAGGCCCCTTGTGGCGGGGTGAGACCCTCCTTCACAACCGACATAACGACACCCCTGACGTCTTCCAGTATGACGCTGAGAACCGAGAACGCCCGCTCCAGTCTTTCCAGACTGTCATCAGTCGGGGCAGGTGTCACTGTCTCTATGCCTTCATTGGGGGCCTCCCCCCCCCCTTTCACCCACGAATGTCTCTGCACCCAACAGCTCCGCCCCATCATCATCCGATTCATTTTCCAGCGGGGGAAAGCAGTCAGCCACTTCTTCAGCAGACTCGACTTTCATCACAGTGGGGAAGGGGGATATTCTGGCCACCCTTTCGGCAAAGAAGATCTCTCCTGTGTTGTCATCTCTCTCCCATTCCATCTCCATACACGCAGGAGACTGTGAGACAGCACGAGGAGGTGACACAGACAGGGCCTCAGTCAGAGTCATTCTCTCCTTTTTCCACTCCGGACCCATATCATCTCCATCCTCTCCTCGTCTTTTAGCGGGGGAACCAACTCCAGCTTTTTCATCTCCTGAAGAAGAATCACTTCCCTCCCCGTCCTCAATGCTAAGTTTCTCTTCTATGTCTTTATCATCACTCATGCTCCACCCTAATGCCAGGAACCGAGCCACGGCAGGAATTTTGGACATATCCCCACATCTGTTTTTTTCAaggatgttgttttttctgttttgtttttggtaacgTTTCTGGTAAAACGAGATGTAGTCACTCCCGATGTTAATTGTCTCCATTCCATCGCCTAACTCCCTCACCTGTCTGAGTGCAGTAAAATTAACTTTCCTTGCTTCTGCTCTCGTCATTAGGTAAAGATGGGGGTTCAGGTAACTCATCCTTCCCTCAGTAATTTCACTGAAGAAATAAGGAGTATCCCTGTCCGGATAGGGGTAATTCCCCAGGGTCAAGGGTGTCTCATAGACTTTTTTATTGCGGGGCACCCAAGCATCCCCCCAGTACGTTAAATCAGGACCCCCGCAATCAGTGGATCTAAGATCCCGCGAGTTCAGGGGGTCGCTTTCCATTCTGACCCTGTCACATGTCATAGAAGCAGACCACCTCCTCCCCGTGTGGCACCAGCGTGTGCTGCCTCGTAAACCCCAGCTTATCCTTTCCGATTGCTTTTTGTAATCGGGGTGCCTAGCGGCCATTTCCCTATCGTTCCATCTCACTGAAGGTTCtggtgtcattaaaaataacctCTGCCCGAAAAGCCAAAATGGGCACCCCCCATCCTGTGGGTTGATTAACACTTCCCACAACTCTATTCCCATTCGAGGATGCAACTCATACAAGGGCAAAAAGCCAGTTGTATCAGTTTCAAAAGCCTCTGCCATTGTGGCCCCATTTGGTATCATCACGTCACACGGTAGAACCCCTGGGTGCCAATGCAGGGGTTTGTCTTCTGAAATAAAGGGATCACCGTCAACATCTAATTCCAAACAGGCAGATCTGTACTCTCTGTTTTCGTTTTGGATCAATAAACCTTTGGACATGATCATTGTAGTCtttatattcttattttctCTTTGGGCCCCATTAATTCTAATCCATGCTGGTGTAGGGAGATTTAGTCCCACGCACCTACGGAAAGGGTATGGCGTGTCATTTAAATATCCATCTTGTCCCCTTATTCCTGAGGTATCCCAAATCACTTTGCGCAACTCTCCATTTCTCCCATCAGATCTATACTTGTTAAGCCTGAAAGACATCCAAAACCAGGCATCGTCAttaatttctctcattttactgACGCCCACAGGAGCATAATCCCTTGGGGATCTCTCGTGCTCTGCATCCGCAATCCTTATTTGTTTGGTGTACCATTCTGCTTTTTCTGGTAGAAGTGTCATGTCGCGGGGCACCAATTTTCCGTCCTATGATGGGGGAGGAGAATTCAAACATtagcatgaaattaaatattatgcAAGGGGATTCCTCCCCTGTCAATAACATTTCTATCCCGTACTATCAATCTTTTATGGTGATTTATTCCTATGACGAACCCCACAAAGGCTATGGCCAAAACTTGTGTAGGTTGTCCCATAGTTATCATGATGATTCCTGAGAAGATAAAAAACCCCCATGTTATTGctaaattttttgtcatttttttgctgaGGGCCGATCCCTTTTTGTACATagctattaatattaatagaaaACAAATTGAATATATACCTGCGCCTATAAAACGAAAGTGGTTAACTCTTGTTGTCTTTATCCTAACTAtagttaaaattatatctaGGATGTATATAACTGTGGTCGCAATCCAGAATTCATCCTGCCAATTGCGGGTAGGGAGGCcaccaaataaaatgtaaaaaattactaaGGAGGTATGTAAAGGTGTGATTCTCAGCAGGAATCTTCTGAGAATACCCACCACAATTATCATAATTGATGAGGTTAAAACTTTTATCCATTCAATTAAGTTGTTTCTCCTCGCTATCAAAATCAATAGACATGCTATTATGGCCAGCAGAAAGAAGTCTGCGTTAATTTTTAGAATTATATTCTCATGGCTGACAGCTGGGTTTTCGTTAAGTGCCAGTGTCATTGCCTCACAATTTTCCAATTGCTTTGCACAAAGTTGCCAGTCTATTATTCTTTCTGTGTTATTTTGAATTTCACTGTCATGACACAACATCAGTTGTATTAAACAGCGGAACACAAGTGTATCATCCGAAGGGACATAGTGGTGGCAGTAGGCAGTTAGTGCCTCAGTTGTTGTCAGTCGATTTTTCTCACACTTTTCCCATTCCTTACTACAAAATTCCCAATCCATATtcgtatttgtgttgtttcttaatatttttgttgtattagcATAGCACAATATCAGTTGTATTAAACAGCTGAAAACCAGTGTACCCTCTAAAGGTTTATTTAGTGCCGTGCTGCAAGGCATAGGTGTGGATGTGAGAGTTGTTGTTATATTTACCGGATGGTAGAAATTGGGTGTTGCTTCAGCCATTTCTATTCTCCTTTTATCTGGTCAGGTCTCTGTCAGTCGCCTGTTAGCTGCTTATCAGTTCTCCTGCAGGTCGTTTCCTTGTGCAAGAGTAACGAAAGGCGCCTCATGGGCAGTATATATCTCTTGAGAGGAGCCCTCTATTCCCCCCCCGTGGGCGGGGAACGCCCTGTCAACGCCCAATCTTATGATGTTTTTTACGCCTTTGCTGAGCAGGAGGCCCCTGGTTAAAGGGCCTCTCCTTTCTTCCTAAAACGatgccttttcttcttcttttgtatttctttgtccaACTTCCTGGCAGACTGAGTCACTAATGTTTCGTGTCTTCTATCTGCTCTACTAAATGCCCAGTTGcacatttttctgcagcaaTTTAAAATTGCTAATATTTTTCCTACTACTGCCAAAAATATTATACCCCCAATAGCTAGCATTATCCATTTAAGGTACCACATTATTTCTTTGGTCCACCACCAAACATTTTGAGCAGTTTCAACCACTCCCTTTTTTACTCCCTGTACGGCGACCCCGATCATCATAGCCCCAAACATCCTCCAACCTGGCAGGCCTGTCCCCCTTTTTTCCATACTCTTTTCTCTATAACTATGCTTCCCTATTGCTTCACAGTTAAAAACATCATCCGAGGCCTCCAGTACAATTCTTGAGTTATCGATTTCTGTCACTGCACAATTCCTCACAGTATCAGTTGGGATATACCATGGGCTATcttcttttagtttcatttttgtattatcatttttcCATTCCTGAAAAATTGGAACAGTTTTCtccctattttttaatttgtttccatCACAAAGCACATTTCTAACAAACCTCAATCTATCATACATCAATCCTCCTATGTCTATTCCCTGTAACCATCCGACAGACGCCACATGGGATGGCCAGTGAGGTACCCTCACATGCTTTCCGGGAATCACACACATCCCTCTTCTGTTCTCTGTCAGCATATCGTGTGATGCAAAGGCATATGTGGAATTTACAGTTTTCTTTAGTTCCTGTATTAGAGTTTCATCTTTAAGACACTCCCATTCGCCTCCTCTCATCCTACAAGGTTGCCATTCAACTTCAGCTGTATTCCATATATTTTCTACATAAGTCTCACCATTCTTTATTACTGGTTTCTTTCCAATTATTCTCGCACCTGCCGCCTCTGTAATCGTCAGATTCCATGATTCATCTTCGTGAGACCAGCGAAGCTGATGCCATTGAGCATCAGGAGTTAGTGGCAACCATTTCTTAAATATTGTCTCATTATCCTTTTCGCCGTTCCAATCATTTATGGGTGCCGTGAGGAATAATGATCTCTCGGTGGTATAGAGGAAAGTCATTTGATAGGGGAACGGTGACTGTATGAAGTCTTGCCAATTCCATTCACCCTGGTGTTTGTGATGCTTTTTAATTGTGTGCAAAAAGTCTGGGAGTAGATGGCGGATTTTCCTATCTTCATttgttaatgtatatttttttgcagcTAATTTTTCTGCCCAAGGTTTAATCCAGATTTCACCTGTACTCTCTGTATTCTCATATTCTATTCTTTGTAAAAATGCTTTGTATGCCTTATACATTTTCATCAcatccatccactcttgtcTCTTTCCAAAAGTAGTTTTTGTCAGGTACGAATAAAAGAACTGCATCTGCCAACGTATATGCATGTCCTCTATTAATATGCGCATCTCTTCTGGCAAAAACTCCTTCCTTGCTTCTCCCCATTCTGTCATATTTTCTACCCTGATCTCATCAGAGAAACTCCCCAAATCCTTCTTAACTTCTATTTTTCCTTTCCAATCAAAGGTGTTCCTCTCATTAAAAAATTCCAAACCGTCATGGTCTTCGGGAGGCAATGGATAAGCCAAAAATTTATGTAACACCGACCCATCCTCCCTAGGGATTGCTATCAGGTGCGGAATCACTAAGACTCCCATTACAGCCGAATCAAAACTATTCCAGCCTTCATTCTGTCCCAGTAATAAACCTGCTAATTGACTCCATTCCCAGGCTTCAAAGAATGCAGAGGGCCTCATCTTTGCTTCCTTTCTTAGTTCTGTGAGATTTATAGGTAGGTGTCCGCTGCAGTTCCACATCGCCTCTTCCCATAAATCACTTCTAAACGGTTCTTCAGCTACCTTTCTGCTGGTGTTGCTGAAGACCACTTCCAGTATTAATTTATATGCATTCGTAGCCTGCGTCAAATCAACCCCAAGTGTGAGAGACATACATCTCCTTGCCTTTACCCACCATGCTGTTTGGTTAATTTCTacccattttttgtatttattttgtgtcatcATAGGTACCGTTATCCCAACAATTTGCCTAAAACAGCTACCCCCTTTGTCGGTGGGATTAAGATTCCTTCCATTTTTTGCATATCTACTCTGGCATAACAGATCATTTTCCTGATGCTCATCCGTCTCATACCACATGATTCTTTGTTGAACCTTAGGAAATTTCTGAAGAAATTTCATCATCTCAGGACCTTTTGTATGTCTTTTGTGACGAGCAGGATTTTCCCCTGCGTTATGCTTTTCTGAAGGTAATACAAACAATAGCCACTTCCAATAGACTCCTCTAAGCGCGGAATTAGCAGTAAAACAGTCTTCACTACTTCTATTGCATATTCCTAATCCTTCGGCAGTATTGATATGTGGGTATAACGTTGGTATCACATGGGTGTCAGGTGCCACACTGGATGCCCACATTGGCGTTGTATTATAGGCATTAAGGTAAAAACATTGTTTGACTTCCTCCTCCTTATAAAGTCCCAACTCAACTGACTTATCGCCATTGGTCAATCTTCTCACCGGAATTTGGTTGTAATAGAAAACGCAATGTCTTAAAGGATTTCTGTCATCGTTTCCCTGTGTAATCCAATATTTCCTCCCTTGAATCCGTGACAGACTATCATTCCTTGTACGATATTGGTTCCCATTTAATTCTTTATCCCAAAATTCCTGCATCATTATTTTGTCCAAAATAGTCTCCTGTAACTTTATTGATTTACACTGCGTCCCATTACCATATGTGAAATTCCTAGTCCAATTACTTGTCACATCTTTCCATTTCTGGAAAATGTTGACATACCATTTTACGGCGTCCACGCTACATTTTTGTCCCCTATATTTTCCAATACCACGTTTCCATCTAATTTTCTTTGAGCTCTCCTTGTCTTTTTGTATTGCAAACCCCGGGGTCACCAATGGCATAGTCCTAATGTCATAAACCAGAGCCTTATTTTCTAAAGATTCTATTTTAAAATTACCAAAAACCTCTTCATTAATCGCATACGGATATTTTACAATGCTATACTGTTCTTCTGTGATCTCATCATGAGATGGAACATTCCACACGGAGTGTTCGTCTATTTTTTGGCATGTTTTATACATACCGAACTTCTCTTTAGTTATTTCCCATTTTTTCCTTATTATCTGGCTATAAGCTTGATACCTGCATTCTATTGAAGTATTCCTCCTTTCTATCCCTGACAGGATCAAATATCCCTCCTTTTCACTAATACGACTCTTTCTCACaacaaatccttctttattaGTATTGCCATAAATCTCCTCATAATCTTCCCACGTGTATATTTTCATGTCCCCACTTACTGCCTCACACATGTTTTTATAGGCCACTCTTGAGAGTTGTTCCATTATCCTCATTATCATTTCCTCACAGCATGGCCCCTGATAAGCCTCAAAGGTTATCTTGCATCCGTTAAGTTTCATTGTTTCCATTTTCTTTACACACTTCTTACTTCCTTTATTTGTTATATTACCATTTGTACTGTCTAATGCAGCCGTCGGGGGAGTTGTTGTGTTTATCTTCCTTATAGGTGACTCAGGTGAAATTTTACTTTGTGGCTTTGTAATGTTTATACTCACTAATCCCGTTGGAGACAGTGTTTGCTCCTCCTTTGACCTTACACCCCGTGGGTGCGGGAACAGAGAAATACATCCCTCTATTGCATAGCCTATTTCTCCTTTATAGTCACTCAGGCCCCTTTTAACCATTTCTAACTTTATAAGTCTTATTTTCCTGCATATTTCCTCCCCTTTATCCATAAGATTTTCCATTAAAGCTGTGTTGTTTCTTAGCACCAGCTTTTTCCACATTAATTCCTTTAGGCATTTGTCAGGCCGATTTGACCTCGGGTGTTGGTCATATTCAATGCAGCTAAGCCGCCTATTCTCATCTCCCTCATTATGCCCTTGTTTTAATTTATGATCCGTAATTTCAGGGAGAAAAAATTCCCTGTCACATCTTCCCACCAAGCCTCGGGTGAGAGCTAGGAATTGGATCCCTCCTCTTATGTATCTCTCTTGATCAAAGACCATCTTTCTCCCAGTGCCAAAAGGGATGGGGATCTCTACCTCTGCCCTGGGTGTATATACATTACATGATTTACACCTAACCAGTTTCTCTTTAACCACTCGTTTAATGGAACCTGTCCTCCCTAGTTCCATCCATGTCCTGACTCCAATTGCCGTTAATAGGCCGAGGAGTGTCAATATCAGAAAGATTACAACGGCCTTACTGATTATCcctatttttgatttttcatcCCATCTCCGCCTCCATTCCTTTCTTTTCCTATTCTTTTCGGCTATGGCGTAAGGTTTAAGTCTGTTTTCTTTGATATCCTTGATATAATCTCTTTCCCATAATACCTTTCTAGCCTCCTTATCATAATGTCTTTTATTCCAAATTAGGTGGAGCCGTTCCATTCTTCCGATGGGATGACTTCTCTCTCTGTAACGAGAATAGTACCACAATTATTTCCTTATATTATTCACATCTTTCCATTTCTATTTTTAtctctctatatttttttttttttttgacgctATTCATTATCAGATTCGTTTTCCTGTGGTCTTTTTACATCTCTTTCTTCACTAAAGACAAGCTTTCTCCTCGATCCTTCCTTTTCCTTATTATTATGTGCATTCACAGGAGCATCCACCCAAGTCTCCCTTGGTTTTTCATCTACTCCCGTGATGCCATCATCATTTCTCCTAGCTTTTCACCTATGTTTGTGAGTTCTACTTTATCTTTAGCAAACCTCCGTTTAGTTTTAGAAATTCGGCAGGCCCCAGCCAACTCTATCCCTGCCATCTTTCTCATCCATCTGAGACAGAACACTCCTTCCATACACAGACAACACTTTCCCGGTTGATACTCCCTCTCCGTGGGAAGAGAACCAGGAAAATGTCCTGGAAACAGCACACGTACCGTTATTATCTCATCCACGGAGCAGAGAGCATCACCAATCCCATGGTCAGGTGGGCTCGGTCCAGTAAGACCTGGTAAAACTCATCAGCCTCCGAAGGGTGATATGGAACCTCCCAAGTGGGGAGAACCGCTTCTTCCACCtcagttttttgaagtcataagTTCGGAGGCCCTGTTGGAATTGTGTCCTGCCTATCAATCCCTTTTACATCATTATTCCTTAAACCGCCTTTTAACTCGGACTTGCTGGGGGTGATATTTTTCCTCCATCCGTAATGTATATTACGTTACCTTCCTGTCGGTCGATTACCCGGAATTCTTTTCCGTTTTTTATCCACCTGTCTTTTGCCTGTAACACAGGATAATTCTGGGTCAATCTGGTAACTGTTTTTGATGTTTAGGCTGGCTTAATATTTggttgatgtaaaataaattgtcatggCTCCACCAGTCTTTCCCTATCGCGGCTATTGCTTCTTTCGCTGATCTAACAGCTCGTTCCGCAACACCGTTTGTATTGGATTGGTATGTGATCGCAAGAACGTATTCTATTTGAAGATCATACAACAGTTTCTGGAACTTTGACTCAGAGAACATTGTGGCATTATCACTTTTTACTTCTGTTATTGTCATCTTTCCCTGTAGATATGACAGCGAGCATTTTTCTGCCTCTTCTTCCTGCATTTTTACTATCTGACCATAATGTCTCAATTTTTTCTCCGTATAGCTTAGCTCCTGTCTGTACTGATCTACTTGTTCCTGGAAAGATTGTTTTTGTAATTCTGAATCAAGCCTTCTCTTTTCCTCAGCTGATCTATTTACTATTTCTCCTTCCCTTATTTGAATATCCTTTTCAGCTTCTAATTTCTGCAAATCCTGGAGATGTCGTTCCTGATccactttctcttttttcctcctttccttATCAGCATTCCTTTGCTCTTCCTCTGCCGTTTCACATCTTAATTTTAATTGCTCTAATTTACTCTCTAGGAGAGCTTCTCTTTCTCTGCTCTCATTATTGTTTGGCCTTGTCTTATCTTTACACTGACGATAGGCTTCTGCAGCTCTCCTCTCTAACCACATCTGTTGTGCATTATCCTCCCTGAAAGGCACAAGcccttcatcatcctcctcttcaCTCCCGGAGCTGCCTCCCTCATCCTCAGTAGTTACTAAGTATTTACTACTTAGACCTCCGTCTCCCTCTTCTATTAGTGCATCTATTATGCCCTCGTCTGTGAAATAAGGGGCTGAGGGAGTAAGAGGCattatttgtgtaattattgtacTGTACGGCGATGCTCCCGCTTGTGGTTCTTCATATGGAGGTGgctttgctgtttttatttgaccCTTGCCTCCGTCTCTTCCTATTGTATCAGGCCTTGCGCCCCTCTCTGCTGATTTTGACCTTGGCCGCGTCTTTGACAACACCTTTAATCCTTCTATTTTGTAGCCGAGGTCCTCCTCaggtatttttgctatttttgtatGATGCAGAGACAGGAGGGTGTTTGCTTCTTGAAATTTTTCTCTGGTTTGTAGGACCCATATAATTCGACGTCCTGCACCTTTGCTTAACCAATTCCTCATAGCTTCATATATCATTATCCTGGCCATATTGTCGGGATATCCGAACAATCCGTCTCCCCACGTAGTGGTTACCACTGTTTTTGTTTCTACCGCTTCGAAGACAGCTTCCAATGTTTCTCCTAATTCGTCCCAACTTAATTTTGGATCTTTATCATAAAAACGAGAGTAATACCCATTAACTATCGCTATTACcccatcatttttaatttcctctttttctATCCTTACTTCGTTTGCCGTTTTTCTGGAATACTTTCCTGTCTTAATATCTCTCCTGTTTATATCCTTATTGACTGAGATGGGCCATCGTGTGGCTACCCATCTTGCTACTCCGCCACCGTCTTCCCCACTGGGATTTCTCGGGTTTAGAATAGTACATTTTGGCCCTGATATTTCTGCCACCAATGTGTCTCCTAGGTTTGCTCTTACTGTTGTAATCACGTCATTGAATCTCACAGTTTCAATCTCTCTGCTAAGTACCCTAGTACCGGTGGAGCCTGTTGACAATCCTCCTGTCGAAACTCTTcgaacaggagaaaaaaatgggGAGGTAACTCCCTCCGCCATTGCTTTATCTTACGTTCGTGTCAAAGTATTCCCGTAAGCGGAGACTGAGGTATCTCCTTGAGAAGAGGGCTTCAATAGCCTTTTTCCCCTCTGATTCCACGCGTGTTTGAATAGGCTTACCTCAACCTGATTCTTTTAATAAAGGAAACCTTTCTGATTTCGTGTTCAAAGTGTTAGACCTCACACTTCTAATCTCTCACTCTTTTTCTTTGCACACTCTGCTGTCCAGGGTGATCAGTCCTGCCAGAGTAACAATTACTAAAGAGCTGGAGATTTTTCCACTACTTTCGTACTGAGTTATCCTTTATTCCTCATAGGGTGAAAGTCAATCGATTCACCCTCCTCCTACCAAGCAGTATGGTAGGGAAATGAGACTCTCTCTCTACTCCTTTATTTAGGGACACTCCGTAGGTTTTCTAATTAGACTCGGTACTCGTTTTATTTTTCCCGGACTAATAGGTTAACTTAGTCGAGCTCCACGTATGGGCGCCATGTCGttagcccgcgggactttataacggtaGGGGATCTAAAACTGCCGTTCTTAatacaagaattccccctctaccttgtcaccgaggctggctgcctatcctttattattgttttctaataaaagaTAAGACTAATTgtacctcctcttataggaagtctaagagtcgtctcgctattttgtgggattgatattaagacccaccgagtgtaggtcaaagctggaaacaattcttttttacaacagtatGAGCTAGCCCCCCCCCTTTCCCTTCTCTGTGAGGAAAGGAACCGAGGGGGCTTtcacttaccagaggtctaGGAGTGTATCTTTTTCAAAACCCGGGCGCTGTCTCAGGTGGATGATTGCAGGCGGTTAATTTACTCAAgaaggcttcttaatagttaatatattttattaaaggtttcacaaaaattaaacaaaaagaaaatcaaaagtcaatcacaagtttcaaagtatcaaagtcctgAACTGACAGCCGACAAGAACGGACAGGGGCCTGCCGAACAACTAGAATGTCCGTCTctaaaaagctctccctctAAAAAGCTCCCGTTCTTAAAAATCAGTGAGATATATATAGCAAGAAGCGTGGCGTGATAGTGTGTCATAATTCATGCCCTGACCGCCTTAGCGAATAGGAAAAGAGAAtacaagttcattttttttttttcaatgccttaCTGGTGTAACAGATGCTTCAAGTTCACTCAGATGTCATGGCATACAAGAGTACAAAAGGTTATGCATATATGCAGATGTCATGGTTCAACGGGAGTACAACAGTGTAAAAGGTTGCACAAGGCGTTTTAGCAAAACACAGTATCccttttttatgaaaatagaaGTATTAGCACCAGATGGTCATAACTTTTCTTGTGTAACatttttcctatcattttttataataatggcagtttaataggcgtgacacatcaggacaggcatatagctgtagtggttaaataaacacttctttgcagaataatgaatgaatgattaatacacacaacgtacaacaattatatacatacatctaTTGATATATTTGATGctttttaatatttagcatcaaaaatacacattgatgataaatataagactctagcctaaaataaaaatagaaagcCATCAATATTTGGTCAAATGCTTTATTTTAGAGATAAAAAACTATCCAAATTCTTCAGTGCAATGAAAACAGTGCAGAAAACCacaggctaatgctatgctaggcTACTACAGCAGGACAGGGAACAAAAGAGGCTAATTTCCTGTTAATAATTGCTCCTTTGCATTGTAAAGCTCAGCCAAGTCCCGCCCCACCTCCTTAAGCTCAGCCCCGCCCCTAAAGCTAGTGATTTACCTCCCCATTACACCACTACTTGAGGTTTTAGTTTTTCCACCCTATCTAACTTTGTAGCTGGCGTTGGATGTTGTCCAGGAATGTGTTGTCCCACGCATCCGGGTTCCAGGCCTGGAACCAGCCGGTGAAGGTCAGAGGCTCCTCCCCCTGCTTCACGATGGTGATGGGGATGTCCTTACGGCCCGCGGGGTCTGAACTCAGGTAATCTGCAGCTGAGTAGAATCAAAACATTAGCATCTGGAACAGAAACCTACGCAGTAGCATTTATAGAACTAAAAGTATTTCACATGTAGGCTGTTAGTGTcacgatggggttttattttggagggcaggcaggagATCTTGGACCTGCTGACATGAGTATAAATGTGGAGGCTTGGGTTCACTTCAGTGCTGGGACATTACTTTTGCTGTGACTATGGTTCTTGgttttgctttttgtgtttttctgattaCCTCTGTCTCCCTGGAATGACCATGCCTATGAGAACAATAAATACGGGTATGATGCACCTGAGCTCCGCCtccgtccctgcatttgggtctgcacccACACATGCCCATGACAGTTAGGGTAATAAAGCGTTTTAACCCCTTAAcgcaaatgtgtcaaactcaagacccgggggccaaatgtggTCCATTTAGCATGCAATTtgtcccgcaggagaaagtaaaaataa from Gouania willdenowi chromosome 4, fGouWil2.1, whole genome shotgun sequence includes the following:
- the LOC114461417 gene encoding uncharacterized protein LOC114461417 — encoded protein: MAEATPNFYHPDGKLVPRDMTLLPEKAEWYTKQIRIADAEHERSPRDYAPVGVSKMREINDDAWFWMSFRLNKYRSDGRNGELRKVIWDTSGIRGQDGYLNDTPYPFRRCVGLNLPTPAWIRINGAQRENKNIKTTMIMSKGLLIQNENREYRSACLELDVDGDPFISEDKPLHWHPGVLPCDVMIPNGATMAEAFETDTTGFLPLYELHPRMGIELWEVLINPQDGGCPFWLFGQRLFLMTPEPSVRWNDREMAARHPDYKKQSERISWGLRGSTRWCHTGRRWSASMTCDRVRMESDPLNSRDLRSTDCGGPDLTYWGDAWVPRNKKVYETPLTLGNYPYPDRDTPYFFSEITEGRMSYLNPHLYLMTRAEARKVNFTALRQVRELGDGMETINIGSDYISFYQKRYQKQNRKNNILEKNRCGDMSKIPAVARFLALGWSMSDDKDIEEKLSIEDGEGSDSSSGDEKAGVGSPAKRRGEDGDDMGPEWKKERMTLTEALSVSPPRAVSQSPACMEMEWERDDNTGEIFFAERVARISPFPTVMKVESAEEVADCFPPLENESDDDGAELLGAETFVGERGGGGPQ
- the LOC114462214 gene encoding uncharacterized protein LOC114462214; the protein is MERLHLIWNKRHYDKEARKVLWERDYIKDIKENRLKPYAIAEKNRKRKEWRRRWDEKSKIGIISKAVVIFLILTLLGLLTAIGVRTWMELGRTGSIKRVVKEKLVRCKSCNVYTPRAEVEIPIPFGTGRKMVFDQERYIRGGIQFLALTRGLVGRCDREFFLPEITDHKLKQGHNEGDENRRLSCIEYDQHPRSNRPDKCLKELMWKKLVLRNNTALMENLMDKGEEICRKIRLIKLEMVKRGLSDYKGEIGYAIEGCISLFPHPRGVRSKEEQTLSPTGLVSINITKPQSKISPESPIRKINTTTPPTAALDSTNGNITNKGSKKCVKKMETMKLNGCKITFEAYQGPCCEEMIMRIMEQLSRVAYKNMCEAVSGDMKIYTWEDYEEIYGNTNKEGFVVRKSRISEKEGYLILSGIERRNTSIECRYQAYSQIIRKKWEITKEKFGMYKTCQKIDEHSVWNVPSHDEITEEQYSIVKYPYAINEEVFGNFKIESLENKALVYDIRTMPLVTPGFAIQKDKESSKKIRWKRGIGKYRGQKCSVDAVKWYVNIFQKWKDVTSNWTRNFTYGNGTQCKSIKLQETILDKIMMQEFWDKELNGNQYRTRNDSLSRIQGRKYWITQGNDDRNPLRHCVFYYNQIPVRRLTNGDKSVELGLYKEEEVKQCFYLNAYNTTPMWASSVAPDTHVIPTLYPHINTAEGLGICNRSSEDCFTANSALRGVYWKWLLFVLPSEKHNAGENPARHKRHTKGPEMMKFLQKFPKVQQRIMWYETDEHQENDLLCQSRYAKNGRNLNPTDKGGSCFRQIVGITVPMMTQNKYKKWVEINQTAWWVKARRCMSLTLGVDLTQATNAYKLILEVVFSNTSRKVAEEPFRSDLWEEAMWNCSGHLPINLTELRKEAKMRPSAFFEAWEWSQLAGLLLGQNEGWNSFDSAVMGVLVIPHLIAIPREDGSVLHKFLAYPLPPEDHDGLEFFNERNTFDWKGKIEVKKDLGSFSDEIRVENMTEWGEARKEFLPEEMRILIEDMHIRWQMQFFYSYLTKTTFGKRQEWMDVMKMYKAYKAFLQRIEYENTESTGEIWIKPWAEKLAAKKYTLTNEDRKIRHLLPDFLHTIKKHHKHQGEWNWQDFIQSPFPYQMTFLYTTERSLFLTAPINDWNGEKDNETIFKKWLPLTPDAQWHQLRWSHEDESWNLTITEAAGARIIGKKPVIKNGETYVENIWNTAEVEWQPCRMRGGEWECLKDETLIQELKKTVNSTYAFASHDMLTENRRGMCVIPGKHVRVPHWPSHVASVGWLQGIDIGGLMYDRLRAFPAHGGGIEGSSQEIYTAHEAPFVTLAQGNDLQEN